The proteins below are encoded in one region of Bosea sp. BIWAKO-01:
- a CDS encoding glutamate--cysteine ligase, translating into MARDVSDSTPIASKSELIGWIAAGEKPRSAFRIGTEHEKFPFYRADIGAVPYEGRGAAGGIRHLLEGMQQRLGWEPIIDDGHIIGLAGPEGGGAISLEPGGQFELSGAPVETLHETAAELAAHLADVKAVAEPHDIGFLALGHSPLWTREQTPVMPKGRYRIMANYMPKVGTRGLDMMFRTCTVQVNLDFADEADMVKKLRVSIALQPIATALFASSPFTEGKLNGFQSVRSEIWLDTDNARSGMLPFVFDEGMSYEGYVDWALDVPMYFVKRGPVYHDVTGASFRDLLAGRLPQLPGEQATMSDWANHLSTLFPEVRLKRFLEMRGADAGPPALLNALPAFWVGLLYDQVALDAAWDLVKSWSTEERQGLRDAVPAAGLSATVAGRSAREIAQQVLELSRAGLARRARLNGKGEDETRFLDPVLAIAEGGRSLAQDLADRYRGEWNARVEPVFKDLLI; encoded by the coding sequence ATGGCTCGCGATGTGTCCGATTCCACCCCGATCGCGTCGAAGTCCGAGCTGATCGGCTGGATTGCGGCAGGCGAGAAGCCTCGCTCCGCCTTCCGGATCGGCACCGAGCACGAGAAGTTCCCGTTCTACCGCGCGGATATCGGCGCGGTGCCGTACGAGGGGCGCGGGGCCGCGGGCGGTATCCGGCACCTGCTTGAAGGCATGCAGCAGCGGCTCGGCTGGGAGCCGATCATTGATGACGGCCATATCATCGGCTTGGCCGGTCCCGAAGGTGGCGGCGCAATCTCGCTTGAACCCGGTGGCCAGTTCGAACTCTCCGGCGCGCCGGTCGAAACGCTGCACGAAACGGCGGCGGAGCTCGCCGCGCATCTCGCCGATGTGAAGGCGGTCGCCGAGCCTCACGATATCGGCTTCCTGGCGCTGGGCCATTCGCCGCTCTGGACGCGGGAGCAGACCCCGGTCATGCCGAAGGGCCGCTACCGGATCATGGCCAACTACATGCCGAAGGTCGGCACGCGCGGCCTCGACATGATGTTCCGGACCTGCACCGTGCAGGTGAACCTCGATTTCGCCGACGAGGCGGACATGGTGAAGAAGCTCAGGGTCTCGATTGCCCTGCAGCCGATTGCAACTGCGCTCTTCGCTTCTTCGCCCTTCACCGAGGGCAAGCTCAACGGCTTCCAGTCGGTGCGTTCCGAAATCTGGCTCGATACAGACAATGCCCGTTCGGGCATGCTGCCCTTCGTGTTCGATGAGGGCATGTCCTACGAGGGTTATGTCGACTGGGCGCTCGATGTGCCGATGTATTTCGTCAAGCGCGGGCCGGTCTATCACGACGTGACCGGCGCCTCCTTCCGCGATCTGCTCGCCGGCCGCTTGCCGCAGCTTCCGGGCGAGCAGGCGACCATGTCCGATTGGGCCAACCACCTGTCGACCTTGTTCCCCGAGGTTCGGCTGAAGCGCTTTCTGGAAATGCGGGGCGCCGATGCCGGGCCGCCCGCCTTGCTGAACGCGTTGCCCGCCTTCTGGGTCGGATTGCTCTATGATCAGGTCGCGCTCGACGCCGCCTGGGACCTGGTCAAGAGCTGGAGCACCGAGGAGCGTCAGGGCCTGCGCGACGCAGTGCCTGCGGCGGGGCTCTCTGCCACAGTCGCCGGCCGCAGCGCGCGTGAGATTGCGCAACAGGTTCTGGAATTGTCGCGCGCTGGTCTCGCGCGCCGCGCCCGCCTGAACGGCAAGGGCGAGGACGAGACGCGCTTCCTCGATCCTGTTCTCG